Proteins encoded within one genomic window of Candidatus Giovannonibacteria bacterium:
- a CDS encoding acylneuraminate cytidylyltransferase family protein → MKEKLLAIIPARGGSKRIPNKNIRNFFGKPLIAHTILQAKENSFIDRVVVDTDSQKIAAIARRCGAEVPFLRPKRLAADKASVNDSAVYFLKRLKKEEGYEPEYVMFLHTTSPLREQKDIHECWEFMKKSGATTVLTVCPTHPRLYYLGAKNKIILANSPGDKLPSNVQQWRKAYILNGCFVYIVKTSALLKEKDIFTSDTRAVVCDRWRSVDLDNPEDWVLAELLYKNRKKLGKQIKNFK, encoded by the coding sequence ACATCAGGAATTTTTTTGGCAAACCTTTGATTGCGCATACGATTTTGCAGGCAAAAGAAAATTCTTTTATTGACAGGGTGGTTGTGGACACGGATTCCCAAAAAATTGCGGCGATTGCGCGAAGATGCGGAGCGGAGGTGCCGTTTTTGCGCCCCAAGCGCTTGGCTGCAGACAAAGCCAGCGTCAATGATTCGGCCGTTTATTTTCTAAAGAGATTAAAAAAAGAAGAAGGATACGAACCGGAATATGTAATGTTTTTGCACACAACCTCGCCGCTTCGCGAACAAAAGGACATTCATGAATGCTGGGAATTTATGAAAAAAAGCGGCGCCACAACCGTTCTTACCGTGTGCCCCACGCATCCGCGCCTTTATTATCTGGGCGCGAAAAATAAAATCATTTTGGCTAACAGCCCCGGAGACAAGCTGCCGTCTAATGTCCAGCAATGGCGCAAGGCGTACATTTTAAACGGCTGTTTCGTGTATATTGTAAAAACATCCGCGTTGCTTAAAGAAAAAGACATTTTTACCAGCGATACAAGAGCCGTGGTTTGTGACAGGTGGCGGTCGGTTGATTTAGATAATCCCGAAGATTGGGTTTTGGCGGAATTGCTCTACAAAAATCGGAAAAAACTGGGTAAGCAAATTAAAAATTTTAAATAA
- a CDS encoding Gfo/Idh/MocA family oxidoreductase codes for MKIGLIGFGSIGQRHYNNLVKRTKNVIVFSRRDDVNLPRQVKNWREFKKCGPYDGIIIANETSKHVVTIKKCIALSAGWRTKALFIEKPLSHNLKNLNSLGRLLLKNRISAFVGYCFHFFGPFIKIKKIIKSGKLGRIYYLRASVGQDLKEWRPGRDYRKIYSARKNLGGGVLLDLVHDINYPAWLLDDVLIPQRSLVKKISDLKINTEDLAESVFVGKKTGVIVSVHQDYLRIPGRRSLEIAGSKGSLIWNSSDAEDRGKMYQREINFFIGLIKGGKYFSNWDEAVWDVKNIEYLKKHGG; via the coding sequence ATGAAAATCGGCTTAATCGGATTCGGTTCAATAGGACAGCGGCATTATAACAATTTAGTTAAGCGTACAAAAAATGTCATTGTGTTTTCTAGAAGGGACGATGTCAATTTGCCGCGTCAGGTTAAAAATTGGCGCGAATTTAAAAAGTGCGGTCCGTATGACGGCATTATTATCGCGAACGAAACTTCTAAACATGTTGTGACAATAAAAAAATGCATTGCTCTATCCGCCGGCTGGCGGACCAAAGCGCTTTTTATAGAGAAACCGCTATCGCATAATTTAAAAAATCTGAATTCGCTCGGTCGGCTTTTGCTGAAGAATCGGATAAGCGCTTTTGTTGGATACTGCTTTCACTTTTTCGGGCCATTTATTAAAATTAAAAAAATTATCAAGAGCGGCAAACTGGGCCGAATTTATTACTTGCGCGCGTCGGTGGGGCAGGACCTGAAAGAGTGGCGGCCGGGGCGCGATTATCGCAAAATTTATTCTGCGAGAAAAAATCTTGGCGGAGGGGTTTTGCTGGATTTAGTGCACGATATTAATTATCCCGCATGGCTTTTGGACGATGTTTTAATCCCGCAACGTTCTTTGGTCAAAAAGATATCTGATTTAAAAATAAATACGGAGGATTTGGCGGAAAGCGTTTTTGTCGGCAAAAAGACTGGGGTAATCGTGTCCGTGCACCAGGATTATTTAAGAATTCCCGGCAGACGGTCCCTGGAAATAGCGGGCTCCAAGGGTAGTTTAATATGGAATTCGTCGGACGCCGAAGACCGCGGTAAGATGTATCAAAGAGAAATTAATTTTTTTATCGGTTTGATAAAAGGCGGCAAGTATTTTTCCAATTGGGATGAAGCCGTTTGGGATGTTAAAAACATAGAATATTTGAAAAAACATGGCGGATAA
- a CDS encoding Gfo/Idh/MocA family oxidoreductase: MADKLTFLQIGLGSMGKRRVRNLFANGEQNVVGLDFSAERRKEAEEKYGIKTFDNLNKIQVENIDAVSISTPPDKHGDYIRWALANKKHFFVELATTDDGYEEIRRLADKNSGIVMAPSCSFRFFLPIKMVKKFVDSGRIGKVLAFHHHAGQYLPEWHPWEDYRQIYFAKKETGAFRTMFLFELSWLNWLFGHQANVVFGFTDKISDLELEMGAKDITWAYLKYQNKILGSLLIDVISRKPFRTLRVLGSDGVLEWEWLENVIKIYDAKTKLTDNIDVPKGNSATGYLTAEDMYNDEMKAFVDAIYGRAPYPYTFEEDLRNLRTLYKLEE; the protein is encoded by the coding sequence ATGGCGGATAAGCTTACATTTTTGCAAATTGGGCTTGGGTCAATGGGTAAGCGGCGGGTGCGCAATCTTTTTGCCAACGGCGAGCAGAATGTTGTCGGCCTTGATTTTTCGGCGGAAAGGAGAAAAGAAGCGGAAGAAAAATACGGCATTAAAACATTTGATAATTTAAATAAAATTCAGGTTGAAAACATTGATGCGGTGAGCATCTCCACGCCCCCAGACAAGCACGGGGATTACATCCGCTGGGCGCTTGCCAATAAAAAACATTTTTTTGTTGAGCTCGCGACGACAGACGACGGTTATGAAGAAATCCGCCGGCTGGCGGATAAAAATTCGGGCATTGTTATGGCGCCCTCCTGCTCATTTCGTTTTTTTCTCCCGATTAAAATGGTGAAAAAGTTTGTTGACAGCGGGCGCATCGGGAAAGTTTTGGCTTTTCACCATCATGCGGGCCAATATTTGCCGGAATGGCATCCGTGGGAAGATTACCGCCAAATTTATTTTGCCAAAAAAGAAACCGGCGCTTTCCGCACGATGTTTTTATTTGAACTTAGCTGGCTGAATTGGCTTTTCGGGCATCAGGCCAACGTCGTCTTCGGTTTTACGGATAAAATTTCGGACCTGGAGTTGGAAATGGGCGCCAAAGATATTACTTGGGCTTACTTAAAATATCAAAATAAAATTTTAGGCAGTCTGTTGATTGATGTCATTTCGCGCAAGCCATTCCGGACGCTGCGTGTTTTGGGAAGCGATGGGGTGCTGGAATGGGAGTGGCTTGAGAATGTTATTAAAATTTACGATGCTAAAACAAAATTAACCGATAATATTGATGTTCCGAAAGGCAACTCTGCAACCGGCTATTTGACCGCCGAGGATATGTATAACGACGAAATGAAAGCATTTGTTGACGCTATCTACGGCCGCGCGCCTTATCCTTATACTTTTGAAGAAGACTTGCGAAATTTACGGACTCTATATAAACTTGAGGAATAA
- a CDS encoding class I SAM-dependent methyltransferase produces MSTQNPFNKKIVREHDKLYLSENRKLKVKEKFKSIIRIADRHLRKLTRPEILDVGCATGDFLHYLRARYPNASLTGLDIMPALLKLAKREVPQASYVRGDIYTGRGLPKSKFDAVFLLAVHSIFDDVGSWLDNLLRLVKPNGHIFVDGLFNPEDVDVVMRVRYAKPGSRYQRGWNMFSQKTVLEHLRKRGAKGAFHRFVIGIDIPRHKDDPLRSWTFKLENGERAIINGTQILHQFYFLEITLGKNDS; encoded by the coding sequence ATGAGTACGCAAAACCCGTTTAATAAAAAAATTGTTCGAGAGCACGATAAGTTATATTTAAGCGAGAATCGCAAACTTAAAGTTAAAGAGAAGTTTAAGTCAATAATACGGATTGCGGATCGTCATTTGCGGAAACTTACGCGCCCTGAAATATTGGATGTCGGCTGCGCGACCGGCGACTTTCTCCACTATCTGCGCGCGCGCTATCCCAATGCTTCGCTTACCGGATTGGATATTATGCCCGCGCTTTTGAAACTGGCAAAACGCGAGGTGCCGCAGGCAAGTTATGTGCGCGGCGATATTTATACGGGAAGAGGACTGCCCAAGAGTAAATTTGACGCGGTATTTCTTCTGGCCGTGCATAGCATATTTGATGATGTTGGTTCTTGGTTAGATAATTTACTTCGATTGGTAAAACCCAATGGCCATATATTTGTCGATGGGCTTTTCAACCCCGAGGATGTTGATGTGGTTATGCGCGTGCGTTATGCAAAGCCGGGTTCGCGCTATCAGCGCGGATGGAATATGTTTTCGCAGAAAACAGTGCTTGAACATTTGCGCAAACGAGGCGCGAAGGGCGCCTTTCATCGCTTCGTTATAGGAATCGATATCCCGCGGCATAAGGACGACCCCCTGCGATCATGGACTTTTAAGCTTGAAAACGGCGAACGCGCTATCATCAACGGAACGCAAATACTCCACCAGTTCTACTTTTTAGAAATTACTCTCGGCAAAAATGATTCTTAA
- a CDS encoding class I SAM-dependent methyltransferase — MILNKGRIKKTESETLKTFREEIPSQYFSHKNEAAYRDYVKNAEFVYRELFKFPPQMFRGAELIDFGAGTGENTVYLASWGAKCTLVEMNSKAQSISKEVFKQYARNFDDHTFICSSIFDYSPESGKLYDIVHCRAVLSHTAAKEIAFQKIARMVKPGGFLIFGDPNKAGGFQNMLQRFAVYHFASTPDEMVEVCEFLFKEDIDRSEKFIPRTRRAIIFDRWVIQSQDDPSVAEVTGWIKKSGMRLYSSYPSFTMPLLGDSLHHQPKFDAASVSNLASLGALTELVWMLQTESDSKVFPKFMSGLNPLAAALANLTSYVANFNKNTKLDVGRFQELSRALANSSDALNFLQPLREKLLRALGEADEFVSLVHTSDLNKLRKFIEKTEVLFKGACGLRHADFIAYKPIENR, encoded by the coding sequence ATGATTCTTAATAAAGGCAGGATTAAGAAAACAGAAAGTGAGACCCTCAAAACTTTTCGGGAAGAAATTCCTTCGCAATACTTTTCCCATAAAAACGAAGCCGCGTACAGGGATTATGTAAAGAACGCCGAATTTGTTTATAGAGAGCTGTTCAAATTCCCTCCGCAAATGTTTCGCGGCGCGGAACTTATAGACTTCGGGGCGGGAACGGGGGAAAACACCGTGTATCTTGCAAGCTGGGGCGCCAAGTGCACGCTTGTTGAAATGAATTCCAAAGCGCAGAGCATCTCAAAAGAGGTGTTTAAACAATACGCGCGGAATTTTGACGACCATACTTTTATTTGTTCATCGATTTTTGATTATAGCCCGGAGAGCGGCAAGCTGTATGACATTGTTCATTGCAGGGCCGTGCTCTCGCACACCGCAGCAAAGGAAATTGCTTTCCAAAAAATCGCGAGGATGGTCAAACCGGGCGGATTTCTGATTTTCGGAGACCCAAATAAGGCCGGGGGATTCCAGAATATGCTGCAGCGCTTCGCTGTCTATCATTTTGCTTCAACGCCCGACGAAATGGTAGAGGTTTGCGAATTTCTTTTTAAAGAAGACATTGACCGCAGTGAGAAGTTTATTCCTCGCACGCGCCGCGCCATCATTTTTGACAGATGGGTAATTCAATCCCAGGACGACCCTTCTGTTGCGGAAGTTACTGGCTGGATAAAGAAGAGCGGCATGCGTTTATATTCGTCATACCCCTCGTTCACGATGCCCCTTTTGGGGGACTCGCTGCATCACCAGCCAAAGTTTGATGCTGCATCTGTATCTAATCTTGCTAGTCTTGGCGCGCTTACCGAACTGGTTTGGATGCTGCAGACAGAATCGGATAGCAAGGTCTTTCCCAAATTCATGAGCGGGCTGAATCCGCTTGCGGCGGCGCTTGCGAATCTTACATCATATGTGGCGAACTTCAATAAAAATACAAAGCTCGATGTTGGCCGTTTTCAAGAATTATCGCGCGCGCTGGCAAATTCTTCCGACGCGCTGAATTTTCTCCAGCCCCTTCGCGAGAAGCTTCTGCGAGCTCTTGGGGAAGCCGACGAGTTTGTTAGTTTGGTTCATACATCCGACTTAAATAAACTGCGCAAGTTTATAGAAAAAACAGAGGTTCTTTTTAAGGGCGCTTGCGGCTTGCGCCATGCGGATTTCATCGCTTACAAACCAATAGAGAATCGTTAA